A window of the Butyricimonas faecalis genome harbors these coding sequences:
- a CDS encoding DMT family transporter, protein MKIGSLYALLSVITWSIISVITRFCLLNYEANILVFASMQIFAGGVALLLIRKPVTVEGWKAGIGYSWLYTLLQIFRNFFLAAVYLYISSTETSLLINVEVVITAILAYIFFKRKPHSSDIAGMLVITIGIILFIRTLPETMQLRVSILIFLAVLASCTRAVVVEKTTIASPNTSVRQKCGISGFTMFWGGISAILFLILIALVEHYFAKELMAVPFSMLYLPKLSAIFHPMTIIAACVTGFLLTSLSTYLYYATLQTATAEIFMTFRAFQPMLTFGLEAWIAVYSIDLRPDLDTRDYILACIIILGSLLILIMPPKRVEENRSKQYMTD, encoded by the coding sequence ATGAAAATTGGTTCTTTATATGCCTTACTATCAGTCATAACATGGTCAATAATCAGTGTCATCACCCGTTTTTGCTTGTTAAACTACGAGGCCAACATTCTCGTGTTCGCCTCCATGCAAATTTTTGCCGGGGGAGTCGCGCTATTACTTATCCGGAAACCCGTAACCGTGGAAGGCTGGAAAGCAGGCATCGGTTATTCATGGTTATACACTCTGCTACAAATATTCCGGAATTTCTTTCTGGCAGCGGTTTATCTATATATCTCCAGTACCGAAACCAGTCTGTTAATCAACGTTGAAGTCGTTATAACGGCAATATTGGCCTACATCTTTTTCAAGAGAAAACCTCACAGCAGTGACATCGCGGGAATGCTCGTGATCACAATTGGTATTATCCTATTCATTCGGACCCTCCCGGAAACCATGCAACTACGAGTCTCCATTCTCATTTTCCTCGCCGTCCTAGCAAGCTGTACTCGAGCCGTCGTTGTCGAGAAAACCACGATTGCCAGTCCCAACACCTCCGTACGCCAAAAATGTGGAATCTCCGGATTCACCATGTTCTGGGGTGGAATATCAGCAATACTGTTTCTAATCCTAATTGCCCTTGTGGAACACTATTTCGCCAAAGAACTTATGGCTGTTCCATTTTCAATGCTCTACCTGCCTAAACTCTCGGCAATATTCCATCCAATGACGATTATAGCCGCCTGCGTGACAGGCTTTTTACTCACCTCACTCTCCACCTATTTATACTACGCCACCCTACAAACAGCAACGGCAGAAATCTTCATGACCTTCCGGGCATTTCAACCCATGTTAACTTTCGGTTTGGAGGCATGGATCGCAGTCTACTCCATTGACCTACGCCCCGATTTGGACACGAGAGATTACATCCTAGCCTGCATCATTATCCTAGGTTCCCTACTAATTTTAATCATGCCACCCAAACGAGTAGAAGAAAATCGTTCAAAACAATACATGACAGACTAA
- the miaA gene encoding tRNA (adenosine(37)-N6)-dimethylallyltransferase MiaA → MGTLIVLLGPTGVGKTDLSIELAKMYGTSIISCDSRQIYKEMYIGTAVPEREQLEAVPHFFIQTESVQNYFNCWEFEQQALGKIRELLKTKKVVIMAGGSMMYIDAVCKGIDEMPTIDEEVRFSVKEMFERDGIEALRLLLKKLDPVSYTTVDLKNAKRIMHALEVCLMTGKPYSSFLTGSVKEREFNIVKIGLNREREELFDRINRRVDQMVDAGMEEEARELFPLRHLNALNTVGYKEWFDYFEGKFDREEAIRLIKRNTRRYAKKQLTWYRNDPDIHWFHPDQKDEIKRFLSSVIP, encoded by the coding sequence ATGGGGACGTTAATCGTATTGCTTGGGCCGACAGGAGTGGGGAAAACAGATTTGAGTATTGAGTTGGCCAAGATGTATGGGACGTCGATTATTTCATGTGATTCCCGACAGATTTACAAGGAAATGTATATAGGAACTGCCGTGCCGGAACGAGAGCAACTGGAGGCAGTTCCTCATTTTTTTATACAAACGGAGTCTGTACAGAATTATTTTAACTGTTGGGAATTTGAGCAACAGGCTCTCGGGAAGATACGGGAGTTGTTAAAGACGAAGAAGGTGGTGATCATGGCGGGTGGTTCCATGATGTATATTGATGCCGTGTGTAAGGGAATTGATGAAATGCCTACGATTGACGAGGAAGTTCGTTTTTCCGTGAAGGAGATGTTTGAACGGGATGGAATCGAGGCGTTGCGGTTGTTGTTGAAAAAATTGGATCCAGTGTCCTATACCACGGTTGACTTAAAGAATGCCAAACGGATTATGCACGCGTTGGAGGTTTGTCTGATGACCGGAAAGCCTTATTCTTCTTTTTTGACCGGAAGCGTGAAGGAGCGGGAGTTTAACATCGTGAAGATCGGGTTGAACCGGGAAAGGGAAGAGTTATTCGACCGGATCAATCGTCGGGTGGATCAAATGGTGGATGCCGGGATGGAGGAGGAAGCCCGCGAACTTTTTCCTTTGCGGCATTTGAATGCCTTGAATACGGTCGGGTATAAAGAGTGGTTTGATTATTTTGAGGGTAAGTTTGATCGAGAGGAAGCCATCCGGCTCATAAAGCGAAATACTCGCCGATATGCTAAAAAGCAACTTACCTGGTATCGTAATGATCCCGATATTCATTGGTTTCATCCTGATCAAAAAGATGAAATCAAACGATTTCTTTCAAGTGTTATTCCTTAG
- a CDS encoding IS1096 element passenger TnpR family protein, which translates to MDYRFEISLPTSSDFRCEIAVGGEQTFQQFHDKIVETLNYDSSQMASFFTLDRMGNRVKEIALMDMTMEDEESETLVMDNTKISDIIKPGCLELEYVYDFFSNKYFKVEYAGEYIRDSSDVMPVCIACEGNIPEQFSYEDGRADWEFDKPEEEYEGDYDDSFMEEFGNGDYDDEDRQDRGGDDDYYRDERYESLDDYIDRL; encoded by the coding sequence ATGGACTACAGATTTGAAATCAGTTTACCGACTAGTTCGGATTTTAGATGTGAGATTGCTGTTGGCGGAGAACAGACATTTCAACAATTTCACGATAAAATAGTTGAAACGTTGAATTATGACAGTTCTCAAATGGCTTCTTTTTTCACGCTTGATCGGATGGGAAACCGGGTGAAAGAGATTGCATTGATGGATATGACGATGGAGGACGAGGAGAGCGAAACGCTTGTCATGGATAACACGAAGATCAGTGATATCATCAAACCGGGATGTCTTGAATTGGAATATGTGTATGATTTCTTCTCTAACAAATATTTTAAGGTAGAGTATGCCGGGGAATACATTCGTGATTCTTCCGACGTGATGCCTGTTTGTATTGCTTGTGAAGGGAATATTCCAGAACAGTTCTCTTATGAGGATGGACGTGCTGATTGGGAGTTTGACAAGCCGGAAGAGGAGTACGAGGGCGATTACGATGATAGTTTCATGGAAGAGTTCGGCAATGGAGATTATGACGACGAGGATCGTCAGGACCGGGGTGGTGATGACGATTACTATCGTGACGAGCGTTACGAGAGTTTGGATGATTATATAGATAGACTTTAA
- a CDS encoding CCC motif membrane protein yields MEITEMKKKDLPNATAVLVLGILSLVFCWCYGFVGLILGILAVAIASAPRKAYLEHPEEYTEISYKNLSAGRVCGIIGICVALAVVAFVILVVLGVTALGVGSALMLG; encoded by the coding sequence ATGGAGATAACGGAAATGAAGAAAAAAGATCTTCCTAATGCTACAGCGGTGCTGGTTTTGGGAATTTTGTCTCTGGTGTTTTGCTGGTGTTACGGATTTGTCGGGTTGATACTGGGAATCCTGGCGGTGGCTATTGCTTCCGCTCCTAGGAAAGCTTATTTGGAACACCCGGAGGAGTACACGGAGATTTCCTATAAAAATCTTAGTGCCGGACGAGTTTGTGGTATTATTGGAATCTGTGTGGCGTTGGCTGTTGTTGCTTTCGTGATTTTAGTGGTACTGGGTGTAACGGCGCTAGGCGTCGGTTCGGCATTGATGTTAGGTTAA
- a CDS encoding DUF2752 domain-containing protein, whose translation MYELSFWAWLEEHQLPCLLKGVFGIECPGCGFQTAVLLLLKGELWESVKTYPGLIPLAVFVGLAIAHFMGVKKIAPGVIKFAGFVCLLIILISYLLKLIIH comes from the coding sequence ATGTATGAATTGAGTTTTTGGGCATGGTTGGAAGAACATCAATTACCTTGTTTGTTAAAGGGTGTTTTCGGGATTGAGTGTCCAGGATGCGGTTTCCAGACTGCGGTGTTATTGCTCTTGAAAGGTGAGTTGTGGGAATCCGTGAAAACCTATCCGGGGTTGATTCCCTTGGCCGTGTTCGTGGGGCTTGCCATAGCGCATTTTATGGGAGTAAAAAAAATTGCCCCCGGTGTAATAAAATTTGCAGGTTTTGTTTGCTTGCTAATAATTTTAATTTCATATTTGCTCAAATTAATAATTCATTAA
- a CDS encoding pyridoxal-phosphate-dependent aminotransferase family protein codes for MEKYLIPLVPGPVAVPQEILKVAATNFGSADFEPEYLALYKDTEKLLQKMMETRNRVVIQTGEGMLVLWTALKSTLKPGDRVLVLSTGLFGEGFGDMAKALGCEIQVLDFGYDETIHDFDAVEKAIVEFKPKMITMVQNETPSGTTNPVKEIGDLKVKYGVPLLCVDIVSGLGGTPIHVDDWHVDFALGGSQKCLSAPANMSFLSVSEEAWKIVEEVNYAGYEALLPFRNVTETGYFPYTPYWQGTAQLHKACELIFEEGLESCIARHEKVAAYCRERIKEMGLKIYPVEGAVCSPTVTAVYVPEHMTWERLDSELRVQGMVVGGNYGKLAGKVFRIGHMGSQANINLIKEAMDILETVVHDI; via the coding sequence ATGGAAAAATATCTTATACCGTTAGTACCGGGACCTGTTGCTGTTCCCCAGGAGATTTTGAAAGTTGCTGCCACGAATTTCGGGTCTGCCGATTTTGAGCCGGAGTATCTGGCGCTGTACAAGGATACGGAAAAATTGTTGCAGAAGATGATGGAAACCCGTAATCGGGTGGTGATTCAGACGGGAGAAGGTATGTTGGTGTTGTGGACGGCCTTGAAAAGCACGTTAAAACCGGGGGATCGGGTGCTGGTGCTTTCTACCGGATTGTTCGGTGAGGGATTTGGCGATATGGCCAAGGCGTTGGGGTGCGAGATTCAGGTGCTGGATTTTGGCTATGATGAAACGATCCATGATTTTGATGCCGTGGAGAAAGCGATCGTGGAGTTCAAGCCCAAAATGATCACGATGGTGCAGAACGAAACTCCTAGTGGGACGACGAATCCGGTGAAAGAAATTGGTGATTTGAAAGTGAAGTACGGTGTACCGTTGCTTTGCGTGGACATCGTTTCCGGTCTGGGTGGAACCCCGATTCACGTGGACGATTGGCACGTGGATTTCGCGTTGGGTGGTTCGCAAAAATGTCTTTCGGCCCCGGCTAATATGTCATTCCTTTCGGTGAGTGAAGAGGCGTGGAAAATTGTGGAGGAGGTGAATTATGCCGGGTATGAGGCATTGTTACCTTTCCGGAATGTAACCGAAACCGGGTACTTCCCGTACACGCCCTACTGGCAGGGAACAGCCCAATTGCATAAGGCTTGCGAGCTGATTTTCGAAGAAGGGTTGGAGAGTTGTATCGCTCGTCACGAGAAGGTGGCTGCCTACTGCCGTGAACGGATTAAGGAGATGGGATTGAAGATCTACCCCGTGGAAGGAGCAGTGTGTTCTCCGACCGTGACTGCGGTTTACGTGCCGGAACATATGACTTGGGAGCGCTTGGATTCGGAATTGAGAGTGCAGGGGATGGTCGTGGGAGGCAATTATGGTAAATTGGCCGGGAAAGTATTCCGGATCGGTCACATGGGCTCTCAAGCGAATATTAACCTGATCAAGGAGGCGATGGATATATTGGAAACGGTGGTTCATGATATTTAA
- the rsfS gene encoding ribosome silencing factor, whose translation MSGVEKLVEQIIETLNENKAVDIVKIDLRRIENCFCSFFVICHGTSNTHVTSLTDSVYDEANEKLGEKPLHVEGEQQAQWVVLDYGNVVVHIFQKEQRDYYQLEDFWADAEITNVEEN comes from the coding sequence ATGAGTGGAGTAGAAAAATTAGTGGAACAAATTATTGAAACGCTGAACGAAAATAAAGCTGTTGACATTGTAAAAATTGATTTAAGAAGAATTGAGAACTGTTTCTGTAGTTTTTTCGTAATATGTCATGGAACTTCCAACACACACGTGACCAGTCTTACAGACTCTGTCTACGACGAAGCCAACGAAAAATTGGGAGAAAAACCATTACACGTGGAAGGAGAACAACAAGCCCAGTGGGTTGTATTGGACTACGGAAATGTGGTTGTACATATATTTCAAAAAGAACAACGAGATTATTATCAACTTGAAGATTTTTGGGCTGATGCGGAAATAACGAATGTAGAAGAAAATTAA
- the ftsH gene encoding ATP-dependent zinc metalloprotease FtsH — translation MAENNKKDSFNFPPVGGKNNKGPKFGGYWSFIIIAAFIIGIQFFSMPSNPERISWQKFKTDLLAKGEVKDIYIVRNGGKAEITLKPEKVEAHSDLVAKGFNQKSVGPQYYVPFGTLEQFEKNLQDAQKEYPEEASNVFVDYKDDFNWWGEVITLFLPIAIFVGIWIFFMRRMSKGAGGGGGGGIFNVGKSKAKLFDKESNIKITFKDVAGLAEAKQEVEEIVSFLKSPDKYTKLGGKIPKGALLVGPPGTGKTLMAKAMAGEANVPFFSMSGSDFVEMFVGVGASRVRDLFKQAKEKAPCIIFIDEIDAIGRARGKNPNMGANDERENTLNQLLTEMDGFETNSGVIILAATNRADILDSALLRAGRFDRQIYVDLPELKDREEIFKVHLKPLKLAEDIDYAFLAKQTPGFSGADIANVANEAALIAARKNKSAVEKQDFLDSIDRIVGGLENRSKVIKPSEKKAIAYHEAGHATVSWLLQHAHPLLKVTIVPRGKALGAAWYLPQERQITTKDQLLDQMCSVLGGRAAEEIVFGEISTGAQNDLERATKQAYAMVSIYGMSDKVGMLSYYDSTGQSDFSFTKPYSEKTAELIDAEVKDMVTAAYERAKQLLNDHREQHRQVAELLIEREVIFSDDLENILGKRPWTEEEETQQPEEL, via the coding sequence ATGGCAGAAAATAACAAAAAGGATAGTTTCAACTTTCCCCCTGTCGGTGGGAAAAACAATAAAGGCCCGAAATTCGGCGGCTACTGGTCATTTATCATCATCGCCGCTTTCATTATCGGGATTCAATTTTTCAGTATGCCCTCGAATCCGGAACGGATTTCTTGGCAGAAATTCAAAACAGATCTTTTAGCGAAAGGTGAGGTAAAAGATATTTACATCGTCAGAAATGGCGGTAAAGCCGAAATCACCTTAAAACCAGAGAAAGTGGAAGCCCACAGCGACCTAGTGGCAAAAGGATTTAACCAGAAAAGTGTAGGTCCGCAATACTACGTGCCTTTCGGAACACTGGAGCAATTCGAAAAGAATTTACAAGACGCGCAAAAAGAATACCCGGAAGAGGCATCCAACGTGTTTGTCGATTATAAAGACGATTTTAACTGGTGGGGAGAAGTCATCACACTATTCCTGCCCATCGCTATTTTCGTGGGAATCTGGATATTCTTCATGCGACGCATGAGCAAGGGAGCCGGTGGCGGTGGTGGCGGTGGCATTTTTAATGTCGGGAAATCCAAAGCAAAATTGTTTGACAAAGAATCCAATATAAAAATTACGTTCAAAGATGTTGCCGGATTAGCCGAAGCCAAACAAGAGGTGGAAGAGATCGTATCTTTTCTCAAATCCCCGGATAAATACACCAAATTAGGAGGAAAAATTCCAAAGGGAGCCTTGTTAGTAGGGCCTCCGGGAACCGGTAAAACCTTGATGGCAAAAGCTATGGCAGGAGAGGCTAACGTACCGTTCTTCTCCATGTCGGGATCGGACTTCGTGGAAATGTTCGTCGGAGTGGGGGCTTCCCGTGTACGAGACTTGTTCAAACAGGCCAAAGAAAAAGCTCCTTGCATCATCTTTATTGACGAGATTGACGCCATCGGTCGGGCAAGAGGCAAAAACCCGAACATGGGAGCCAATGATGAACGAGAAAACACATTGAACCAATTGTTGACCGAAATGGACGGTTTCGAAACAAACTCGGGAGTCATCATACTGGCAGCCACGAACAGGGCTGACATCTTGGACAGCGCCTTGTTGCGTGCCGGACGTTTCGACCGCCAGATATACGTGGATCTTCCGGAATTAAAAGACCGGGAAGAGATTTTCAAGGTTCACTTGAAACCATTGAAACTCGCCGAAGACATTGACTACGCCTTTTTGGCAAAACAAACCCCGGGATTCTCCGGAGCAGATATAGCTAACGTGGCAAACGAAGCAGCCTTGATTGCAGCCCGAAAAAATAAATCGGCCGTGGAAAAACAGGATTTCCTGGACTCAATTGACCGTATCGTGGGCGGACTTGAAAACCGCAGCAAAGTCATCAAACCAAGTGAAAAGAAAGCGATTGCTTATCACGAAGCCGGACACGCCACCGTATCGTGGTTACTACAACACGCCCATCCACTATTGAAAGTAACCATCGTACCACGAGGGAAAGCCTTGGGAGCCGCTTGGTACTTGCCGCAGGAACGCCAAATTACCACGAAAGACCAATTGCTTGACCAGATGTGTTCCGTGCTGGGTGGGCGAGCTGCCGAGGAAATCGTGTTCGGGGAAATATCCACGGGGGCACAAAATGACTTGGAACGTGCAACGAAACAGGCTTACGCCATGGTATCCATCTACGGGATGAGCGACAAAGTAGGTATGTTGAGTTACTATGATTCCACAGGTCAGAGCGATTTCAGTTTCACCAAGCCCTATTCAGAGAAAACAGCAGAATTGATTGATGCCGAGGTAAAAGATATGGTTACTGCCGCTTATGAACGGGCAAAGCAACTATTAAACGATCATAGGGAACAACATCGTCAAGTGGCAGAATTGCTGATTGAACGGGAAGTGATCTTTAGTGATGACTTGGAGAATATTCTCGGGAAACGTCCGTGGACAGAGGAAGAAGAAACTCAACAGCCGGAAGAGTTGTAA
- a CDS encoding putative signal transducing protein, whose translation MENWVSVFTTTQELDAGIVKDLLDEAGFPAVILNQKDSSYKTFGDINVMVSRDNQEEAKKVIKDYYDRE comes from the coding sequence ATGGAAAATTGGGTATCTGTTTTCACAACAACGCAAGAACTCGATGCAGGAATCGTGAAAGATTTGCTGGACGAGGCGGGATTTCCTGCCGTAATTTTGAATCAAAAAGATTCTTCTTACAAAACCTTCGGCGACATCAACGTGATGGTCAGCCGGGATAATCAGGAAGAAGCCAAGAAAGTTATTAAAGACTATTATGATCGTGAGTAA